From the Candidatus Schekmanbacteria bacterium genome, one window contains:
- a CDS encoding flavin reductase family protein: MKKVSVSPNEFRWFKLYLPIPMGCCIITTVNEKGQINAAPFAMCFPWNNSEENPQLIVMAYKGWHTSQNIEKTGEFVVNWPEAKLIKETMITGRHYDEGVNELEKAGLTAIPAQKVKPPRIEECVGHYECTLDRIIPMGKSGYHIIGNVVDISINENIVNMTREEKLKNIKLQIGFGGPVGENYYFFGIPSDEIVKAYYNEEN, encoded by the coding sequence ATGAAAAAGGTAAGTGTATCCCCAAATGAATTTCGGTGGTTTAAATTATATCTTCCAATCCCAATGGGATGCTGCATCATCACCACCGTCAATGAAAAAGGACAAATAAACGCCGCTCCCTTTGCAATGTGCTTTCCGTGGAACAACAGCGAAGAAAATCCACAGCTTATCGTTATGGCGTACAAGGGATGGCACACATCCCAAAATATCGAAAAAACTGGCGAATTTGTAGTCAATTGGCCAGAAGCCAAGCTCATTAAAGAAACGATGATTACAGGACGCCATTATGATGAAGGAGTAAATGAGCTTGAAAAGGCCGGTCTAACTGCAATCCCGGCACAGAAGGTAAAACCGCCGCGCATCGAAGAATGCGTAGGACATTACGAATGCACGCTCGACAGAATTATACCAATGGGAAAGTCAGGATATCACATAATAGGCAATGTAGTTGATATATCTATAAATGAAAATATAGTCAATATGACGCGGGAAGAGAAACTAAAAAACATAAAACTTCAGATTGGATTCGGAGGACCTGTAGGTGAAAACTACTATTTCTTCGGCATCCCATCTGATGAAATTGTAAAGGCATATTACAATGAAGAAAATTAA
- a CDS encoding flavodoxin family protein: MSFQCYGRIVLKNFEFDEKAKELLQRILAIWPSIVRNSWKEKILSYTKLIAYENNADVITEEILFSGAVKALPKSYEPLLLRVKAPQEFERKKQAQEKVDENKWLIEVKRWHREDDPTEPKPSKNPSEQRIVAILTSPRKGGNTEILLDTFLEGAKSEGANIEKFFLQKMKISPCIGCMKCKDEEIPELCILRDDMTPIYHSFIEADSVVLAFPIYTGRECSITSVFFDRLDALRSPLHFPKLKEQKRGAIIGTWGWPSNDAYNHIIEFQVILLKLFQVITTEIITACGFWGEYYKKGIIRKDEKGLAIAYEAGKEFVTPL; the protein is encoded by the coding sequence ATATCTTTTCAGTGTTATGGAAGGATTGTTTTGAAAAACTTTGAATTTGATGAAAAGGCGAAAGAGCTTCTTCAAAGGATTTTAGCTATTTGGCCCTCTATTGTTCGCAACTCATGGAAGGAAAAGATTCTTTCCTACACAAAACTTATAGCATATGAAAACAATGCAGATGTCATAACAGAAGAAATTCTTTTCAGCGGAGCAGTAAAAGCCCTACCAAAATCCTATGAACCACTTCTTCTTAGAGTAAAGGCGCCCCAAGAATTTGAGCGCAAGAAACAGGCACAGGAAAAAGTCGATGAAAACAAATGGCTCATAGAAGTAAAGAGATGGCACAGAGAAGATGACCCTACGGAACCAAAACCATCAAAAAATCCATCTGAGCAGAGGATTGTCGCTATTCTTACAAGTCCAAGAAAAGGAGGAAATACAGAAATTCTTCTCGACACCTTCTTAGAAGGAGCAAAATCAGAGGGTGCAAATATTGAAAAATTCTTTCTTCAGAAAATGAAAATATCCCCCTGCATAGGCTGTATGAAATGCAAAGACGAGGAGATACCCGAACTTTGCATCTTACGTGATGATATGACGCCAATCTATCACTCCTTTATCGAAGCAGACAGTGTTGTCCTTGCTTTCCCTATATACACAGGAAGAGAATGCTCCATAACTTCGGTCTTTTTTGATCGTCTTGATGCTCTTCGTTCACCTCTTCACTTTCCTAAGCTCAAAGAGCAAAAACGCGGTGCAATAATAGGCACATGGGGATGGCCTAGTAATGATGCATACAACCATATCATTGAATTTCAGGTCATACTCCTGAAGCTTTTTCAGGTCATAACAACAGAAATTATTACTGCCTGTGGTTTTTGGGGTGAATACTATAAAAAAGGGATAATCAGAAAAGACGAAAAAGGACTTGCTATTGCCTATGAAGCAGGAAAAGAATTTGTAACACCCCTGTAA
- a CDS encoding thiamine pyrophosphate-binding protein, which yields MKKIKTPRLVLKSLANNGVTEIFHLPGSSIAPIYGAIEGKSRIKPILLKHEQAACFAATGYALTTNKPGICMVMGGPGITNLVSAVAECYYQSVPLVFITVDHPRENLGSEGFHEIDSFTMLSPITKKIITPKKASDVEKSVADAISIASSGRPGPVYLNIPNTIIDESAPFKNIRIKNKTAKPSAAQIAKSVEMIKRAENPMLFLGSGVIRSSAEEELKKFIKLTGIPALSSLGGRNSLPPDFPLSIGMPPYTFNTDIINRADLFIALGARLNPVNLRMGMLKLPEKIIRVDIDNENPRFRKANLYIKADIKEFLNAINKKVASMSKDFPIASGKKIYEEYQKAYNSYKNEEYKKLKKDKSTLTSKRFLLELSDFIKDKKASFFTDSIWIPYSHLMPEMKHKRAFFSTRSFGCLGFALPAAIGASFSQKDRKIISLSGDGGFMFNCQDLSTAADYRLKNFVQIILNNNGYSSLNYLANMKYRKQDDYYMWKKIDFSALSKSMGVKPIEIKSPSGIKKALKKVFSENGPHLINVITKEKGV from the coding sequence ATGAAGAAAATTAAAACTCCTCGATTGGTTTTAAAGTCACTTGCGAATAATGGTGTTACAGAAATCTTTCATCTGCCGGGAAGCTCAATTGCTCCTATTTACGGAGCAATTGAAGGAAAAAGCCGAATAAAGCCTATTCTCTTAAAACATGAACAGGCGGCATGCTTTGCTGCAACAGGCTACGCCCTTACTACAAATAAGCCCGGTATATGTATGGTTATGGGAGGTCCCGGAATAACAAATCTCGTTTCAGCAGTTGCAGAGTGCTATTATCAGTCTGTGCCTCTTGTTTTTATCACTGTTGACCATCCTCGAGAAAATCTGGGCAGCGAAGGATTCCACGAAATCGACTCTTTCACAATGCTTTCACCGATTACAAAAAAGATTATTACCCCCAAAAAAGCATCAGATGTGGAGAAGTCTGTAGCTGACGCAATTTCAATTGCGTCGAGCGGGCGTCCCGGACCGGTTTATCTCAATATACCGAACACAATAATAGATGAATCTGCGCCCTTTAAAAACATAAGGATAAAGAACAAAACAGCAAAACCGTCAGCAGCACAAATCGCAAAATCAGTTGAAATGATCAAAAGAGCTGAAAATCCTATGCTCTTTTTGGGAAGCGGTGTAATAAGAAGCAGTGCAGAAGAAGAGCTCAAAAAATTCATAAAACTAACAGGAATTCCAGCCCTATCATCACTTGGCGGAAGAAACTCGTTGCCCCCCGACTTTCCTCTTTCAATAGGTATGCCTCCTTACACATTCAATACAGACATCATAAATAGGGCTGATTTATTCATTGCCTTGGGTGCTCGCCTAAATCCAGTTAACTTACGAATGGGAATGTTGAAACTTCCTGAAAAAATAATTCGAGTTGATATCGACAATGAAAATCCCCGATTCAGAAAAGCAAATCTCTATATAAAAGCAGATATCAAAGAATTTCTGAATGCAATAAATAAAAAGGTTGCATCGATGAGCAAAGATTTTCCCATTGCTTCCGGAAAAAAGATCTATGAAGAATACCAAAAAGCGTACAACTCTTATAAAAATGAAGAATATAAAAAATTGAAGAAGGATAAAAGTACACTCACATCAAAAAGATTTTTGCTCGAGCTTTCAGATTTTATAAAAGATAAAAAAGCGAGCTTCTTTACTGATTCAATATGGATTCCATATTCTCACCTTATGCCCGAGATGAAACATAAACGCGCATTTTTTTCTACTCGCTCATTTGGTTGTCTCGGATTTGCGCTTCCAGCGGCAATTGGAGCCTCTTTCTCACAAAAAGATAGAAAAATCATAAGTCTTTCAGGCGATGGTGGCTTTATGTTCAACTGTCAGGATTTATCCACAGCCGCAGATTATCGATTGAAAAACTTCGTTCAGATTATCCTCAACAACAATGGATATTCTTCTCTCAATTATCTTGCAAATATGAAGTATCGGAAACAGGATGATTATTATATGTGGAAGAAAATTGATTTTTCCGCACTGTCAAAATCTATGGGCGTCAAACCAATAGAAATCAAATCTCCATCAGGAATAAAAAAGGCATTAAAGAAGGTCTTTTCTGAAAATGGTCCACATCTCATAAATGTTATTACGAAGGAAAAAGGAGTCTAA